From Populus trichocarpa isolate Nisqually-1 chromosome 19, P.trichocarpa_v4.1, whole genome shotgun sequence, a single genomic window includes:
- the LOC7491038 gene encoding casein kinase 1-like protein HD16: protein MPELRSGARRSKRLDDLQPPQQPNNQAENLTVPVQNKTRRRAGGGRGRGGNAAGVAKGASPTTRPTAAGRGRGVRLIDLDPEPCQVEPAAVGAAELGYNRLEVVADKDIAMEGGSAEKVVAVEEEGSTTPVPERVQVGSSPVYKVERKLGKGGFGQVYVGRRVSGGSDRTGPDAIEVALKFEHRNSKGCNYGPPYEWQVYNTLNGCYGIPWVHYKGRQGDFYILVMDMLGPSLWDVWNSLGQSMSPNMAACIAVEAISILEKLHMKGFVHGDVKPENFLLGQPGTAEEKKLYLIDLGLASRWKDASSGQHVDYDQRPDVFRGTIRYASVHAHLGRTGSRRDDLESLAYTLIFLIKGRLPWQGYQGDNKSFLVCKKKMGTSPELMCCFCPAPFKQLLEAVTNMKFDEEPNYSKLISFFESLIEPCTPLRPIRIDGALKVGQVGQKRGRLLINLEEDEQPKKKVRLGSPATQWISVYNARRPMKQRYHYNVADSRLRQHVEKGNEDGLYISCVASSTNLWALIMDAGTGFTSQVYELSTVFLHKDWIMEQWEKNYYISSIAGASNGSSLVVMSKGTPYTQQSYKVSESFPFKWINKKWKEGFHVTSMTTAGSRWGVVMSRNAGYSDQVVELDFLYPSEGIHRRWESGFRITSMAATADQAAFILSIPKRKMVDETQETLRTSAFPSTHVKEKWSKNLYIASICYGRTVC from the exons ATGCCAGAATTGAGAAGTGGAGCCCGGAGATCAAAGCGCCTTGATGATCTTCAGCCTCCCCAACAACCAAACAATCAAGCAGAAAATTTGACGGTGCCTGTTCAAAACAAGACCAGGAGGAGAGCTGGTGGTGGTAGAGGAAGGGGTGGGAATGCTGCAGGTGTAGCAAAAGGGGCTTCGCCAACAACGAGGCCAACTGCTGCCGGTAGAGGCCGGGGTGTTAGGTTGATAGATTTAGACCCAGAACCTTGTCAGGTTGAACCTGCAGCTGTTGGAGCTGCTGAACTAGGTTATAATAGATTAGAGGTGGTGGCAGATAAAGATATCGCGATGGAGGGTGGAAGTGCAGAAAAGGTAGTGGCAGTCGAAGAAGAAGGAAGCACTACTCCAGTTCCTGAGAGG GTGCAAGTGGGTAGTTCTCCTGTGTACAAAGTAGAAAGGAAGTTGGGTAAGGGTGGTTTTGGCCAAGTTTATGTTGGCAGAAGAGTTAGTGGAGGCAGTGATAGAACTGGACCAGATGCAATTGAG GTGGCACTAAAGTTTGAGCACAGAAATAGTAAAGGTTGCAATTATGGCCCTCCTTATGAGTGGCAAGTGTACAA CACCTTAAATGGATGTTATGGAATTCCTTGGGTACATTACAAGGGTCGTCAAGGAGACTTCTATATTCTG gTAATGGACATGCTTGGTCCCAGTCTTTGGGATGTTTGGAATTCCCTTGGCCAATC GATGTCACCAAATATGGCAGCCTGCATTGCTGTGGAGGCTATATCAATTCTTGAAAAGCTTCACATGAAGGG GTTTGTGCATGGAGATGTCAAACCCGAAAACTTTTTACTTGGTCAACCTGGAACCGCAGAAGAGAAAAAGCTATATCTTATTGATCTTGGTTTGG CTTCTAGATGGAAAGATGCTTCCTCTGGTCAGCATGTTGATTATGATCAGAGGCCTGATGTATTCAG GGGAACGATAAGGTATGCAAGTGTACATGCACATTTAGGTCGGACTGGAAGTCGGAGGGATGATCTTGAGTCATTAGCATATAcattaatatttcttataaaagGAAGGTTGCCATGGCAGGGTTATCAG GGAGATAACAAGAGCTTTCTTGTTTGTAAGAAAAAGATGGGTACATCTCCAGAGCTGATGTGTTGTTTTTGTCCTGCCCCATTCAAACAATTGCTTGAAGCTGTTACAAATATGAAGTTTGATGAGGAGCCCAATTATTCCAAGCTGATATCTTTCTTTGAAAGTCTTATTGAGCCATGCACTCCACTAAGGCCAATTAGAATTGACGGAGCTCTTAAG GTTGGACAGGTTGGACAAAAACGCGGAAGATTGCTTATAAACTTGGAAGAGGATGAGcaaccaaaaaagaaagtaCGATTAGGGAGTCCTGCTACACAGTGGATTTCTGTTTACAATGCACGCCGACCTATGAAGCAGAG ATACCACTACAATGTAGCTGATTCAAGGCTGCGCCAGCATGTAGAAAAGGGTAATGAAGATGGATTATATATCAGCTGTGTTGCCTCTTCAACTAATCTCTGGGCCTTAATCATGGATGCTGGAACGGGCTTCACATCTCAGGTTTATGAATTGTCAACTGTCTTCCTGCACAAG GATTGGATTATGGaacagtgggaaaaaaattactatatcAGTTCAATAGCTGGTGCAAGTAATGGAAGTTCGTTGGTTGTTATGTCCAAAG GAACTCCTTACACCCAGCAGTCTTACAAAGTGAGTGAATCTTTTCCTTTCAAGTGGATAAATAAAAAGTGGAAAGAAGGTTTTCATGTCACATCCATGACAACTGCTGGCAGTCGCTGGGGTGTGGTTATGTCCAGGAATGCTGGATATTCTGATCAG GTTGTGGAGCTTGACTTTTTGTATCCAAGCGAAGGGATCCATCGGCGATGGGAGAGTGGTTTCAGGATAACATCTATGGCTGCCACTGCTGATCAAGCAGCCTTCATATTGAGCATACCAAAACGAAAAATGGTGGATGAAACTCAGGAAACCCTGCGCACCTCTGCCTTCCCAAGCACCCATGTTAAG GAAAAATGGTCCAAAAATCTCTACATTGCTTCAATCTGCTACGGGCGCACTGTTTGCTAG
- the LOC7491037 gene encoding ADP-glucose phosphorylase, protein MSSQGQNTGRRPELRHDPVTNRWVIFSPARAKRPTDLKSKSPQNSNPNDNSSCPFCIGNEHECAPEIFRVPSDPNWKLRVIENLYPALNRNLEGPCDEKQDMGVPGLAMGGFGFHDVVIENPVHSVHLCDMEARDIGQVLLAYKKRIQQIATVESIKYVQVFKNHGASAGASMSHSHSQILALPIIPSSVSARFEGMNEYFEKTGKCSLCEVQAKELLIDESTHFISIVPFAATFPFEIWIIPRAHSSHFHEFDCEKMVDLGGLLKLMLRKMSLQLNNPPFNFMIQTSPLQVKESELFYSHWFLQIIPQLSGVGGFEIGTGCYINPVFPEDAAKVMREVNLPVEG, encoded by the exons ATGTCATCTCAAGGTCAAAATACGGGTCGGAGGCCCGAGCTCAGGCACGACCCGGTAACAAACCGATGGGTCATTTTCTCACCCGCCCGTGCCAAAAGACCCACTGATCTCAAATCCAAATCCCCTCAAAACTCTAACCCCAACGACAACTCCTCATGCCCTTTCTGCATCGGCAACGAGCACGAGTGCGCACCCGAAATCTTCCGGGTCCCGTCCGACCCGAATTGGAAACTCCGGGTCATTGAGAATCTCTACCCCGCCCTGAACAGGAATCTCGAGGGCCCGTGTGATGAAAAGCAGGATATGGGTGTTCCGGGTCTGGCAATGGGTGGTTTTGGGTTTCACGATGTGGTGATAGAGAACCCGGTTCATTCGGTCCATCTGTGTGATATGGAGGCGAGAGATATTGGCCAAGTTTTGCTTGCTTATAAGAAGAGGATTCAGCAGATTGCTACTGTTGAATCCATTAAATACGTGCAg GTGTTCAAGAACCATGGCGCATCTGCTGGAGCATCGATGAGTCATTCACATAGCCAGATACTGGCTCTTCCCATTATTCCTTCATCAGTTTCTGCTCGATTTGAGGGCATGAATGAGTACTTTGAAAAGACAGGAAAATGCAGTCTATGTGAAGTTCAAGCAAAAGAACTTTTGATTGATGAATCGACTCATTTTATCTCCATTGTTCCTTTTGCTGCCACATTCCCTTTTGAGATATGGATTATTCCCAGGGCTCACTCCTCTCATTTCCATGAATTTGATTGTGAGAAG ATGGTTGATCTCGGTGGATTGCTGAAGCTCATGCTTAGGAAGATGTCTCTACAACTGAACAACCCACCATTTAACTTCATGATCCAGACCTCTCCCCTTCAGGTTAAAGAATCAGAATTATTCTATTCTCACTGGTTTTTACAGATAATACCTCAGTTGAGTGGGGTCGGGGGGTTTGAAATTGGAACTGGTTGCTACATAAATCCTGTTTTCCCCGAGGATGCTGCAAAGGTTATGAGGGAAGTTAATCTGCCAGTGGAGGGTTGA